In a single window of the Tellurirhabdus bombi genome:
- a CDS encoding DUF2911 domain-containing protein translates to MKKSILTLVLALGLGSLSYAQIQTPQPSPAASVSQVVGLSKVSVNYSRPSLKGRKMFGEQLPYGKVWRTGANQATKLTFSEDMLVNGQNVAAGSYALFTIPNPTEWTVILSKSANSFGSFEYKPENDVLRFTVKPTKLTTPAEAFTIEFTDFTATKAMLALRWENVEVKFPMENNPDEKIMAQIKEQTANPAAKSDVFFAAADYYYQNNRDLKQAHEWASKVIETQKEYWTYYLRGKIAAKMGDCKSARADATAGLELAKKAGDDAYITNHQRILAECK, encoded by the coding sequence ATGAAAAAATCCATCCTTACGCTGGTGCTGGCCCTTGGCCTCGGCTCACTTAGCTACGCCCAGATTCAAACGCCCCAACCCAGCCCAGCGGCTTCAGTTTCGCAGGTGGTTGGACTCTCTAAAGTTTCGGTTAACTACAGCCGCCCCTCACTGAAAGGCCGGAAAATGTTTGGCGAACAGCTCCCTTACGGCAAAGTCTGGCGGACGGGAGCCAACCAGGCCACTAAACTTACATTTTCGGAAGATATGCTCGTGAACGGGCAAAACGTAGCGGCTGGTTCCTACGCCTTGTTCACCATTCCCAACCCGACCGAGTGGACTGTTATTTTGAGCAAAAGCGCCAATTCGTTTGGTTCGTTTGAGTATAAGCCCGAAAATGATGTTCTCCGTTTTACGGTAAAGCCAACCAAACTAACGACGCCTGCCGAAGCCTTCACGATTGAATTTACCGATTTTACGGCTACCAAAGCCATGCTGGCGCTGCGCTGGGAAAACGTAGAAGTCAAATTTCCGATGGAGAACAATCCAGACGAAAAAATTATGGCGCAGATCAAGGAGCAAACGGCCAATCCAGCCGCCAAGTCAGACGTGTTTTTTGCCGCTGCTGACTATTATTACCAGAACAACCGTGACTTGAAACAAGCCCACGAATGGGCCAGCAAAGTCATTGAAACTCAGAAAGAATACTGGACGTATTACCTGCGCGGAAAGATTGCCGCCAAAATGGGAGACTGCAAGTCGGCCAGAGCCGATGCCACTGCCGGTCTGGAGTTAGCCAAGAAAGCCGGTGATGATGCCTACATTACCAACCACCAGCGAATTCTGGCCGAGTGCAAGTAA